One genomic segment of Helianthus annuus cultivar XRQ/B chromosome 14, HanXRQr2.0-SUNRISE, whole genome shotgun sequence includes these proteins:
- the LOC110908425 gene encoding cysteine desulfurase 1, chloroplastic has protein sequence MMMSIEGVVLKLPSFSQLINPNRTPLKFRFNFPKSSSSSSYSSATASLSVPAAAPVSLGHSTRPDFEILHQKVNNGSKLVYLDNAATSQKPSAVIDAVNNYYKSYNSNVHRGIHFLSAKATDAYEMARRKVASFVNAPESSEIVFTRNATEAINLVAYSWGLSNLKAGDEIVVTIAEHHSSIVPWQILSEKTGAVLKFVSLTEDEVPDIKMLQDLLSKKTKLVAVHHVSNVLASVLPIKDIAQWAHDVGARILVDACQSVPHMVVDVQDLGVDFLVASSHKMCGPTGVGFLYGKSELLTAMPPFLGGGEMISDVFLDHSTYAEPPSRFEAGTPAIGEAIGLGTAIDYLSQIGMQKIHDYEVELANYLYENLHAIPGVRIYGPAPSETVHRAALCSFNVESLHPTDIATFLDQQHGVAVRSGHHCAQPLHRYLGINASARASLYFYNTKEDVDDFIRALEDTIAFFTSFK, from the exons GGTTCTCAAGCTCCCTTCCTTTTCTCAACTCATAAACCCTAATCGCACTCCCCTCAAATTCCGTTTCAATTTCCCCAaatcctcttcctcttcttcttatTCGTCTGCAACTGCTTCTCTTTCCGTTCCGGCAGCCGCACCCGTTTCTCTCGGCCACTCCACCCGACCCGATTTTGAAATCCTCCATCAG AAGGTAAACAATGGATCAAAACTCGTTTACTTGGACAATGCAGCAACCTCACAAAAGCCATCTGCTGTTATAGATGCTGTTAACAATTATTATAAATCTTATAACTCAAACGTGCATCGTGGAATTCATTTCTTAAG TGCAAAGGCAACGGATGCGTATGAAATGGCAAGGAGAAAGGTGGCGTCTTTTGTAAACGCACCGGAGTCTAGTGAGATTGTGTTCACAAGAAATGCTACTGAAGCTATCAACCTTGTAGCGTATTCATGGGGGCTTTCTAATTTAAAAGCCGGTGACGAG ATAGTTGTGACAATTGCGGAACATCATAGTTCCATTGTTCCATGGCAAATTCTATCTGAGAAGACTGGTGCAGTTTTGAAGTTCGTCAGTTTGACCGAAGATGAAGTCCCGGATATTAAGATGCTACAAGATTTGCTTTCGAAAAAGACTAAACTAGTGGCTGTTCATCATGTCTCAAACGTGCTTG CTTCGGTTCTCCCAATTAAGGATATTGCCCAATGGGCACATGATGTTGGGGCAAGAATACTGGTGGATGCTTGTCAAAGTGTACCACAtatggtcgttgatgttcaggATCTTGGTGTTGATTTTCTTGTTGCTTCTTCTCACAAG ATGTGTGGGCCTACAGGCGTTGGTTTCTTGTATGGAAAGAGTGAACTCTTGACAGCTATGCCTCCATTCTTAG GTGGTGGGGAAATGATTTCTGATGTTTTCTTGGACCATTCTACTTATGCGGAGCCTCCATCGAG ATTTGAAGCTGGAACACCTGCGATTGGGGAAGCCATTGGTTTGGGAACAGCGATTGATTATCTTTCTCAAATTGGCATGCAAAAGATTCATGATTATGAG GTAGAACTGGCTAATTACCTTTATGAAAACCTTCACGCGATTCCCGGTGTTCGTATCTATGGACCGGCCCCTTCAGAGACGGTTCATCGTGCTGCTCTATGTTCCTTCAATGTTGAGAGCCTTCATCCCACAGACATAGCCACTTTTCTTGATCAACAG CATGGTGTAGCAGTTAGATCTGGGCATCACTGTGCGCAGCCACTCCATCGGTACTTGGGGATAAATGCAAGCGCACGAGCCAGTCTTTATTTCTACAATACGAAAGAAGATGTTGATGACTTTATTCGAGCACTTGAGGACACCATCGCGTTCTTCACCTCTTTCAAGTAG
- the LOC110908424 gene encoding 4-diphosphocytidyl-2-C-methyl-D-erythritol kinase, chloroplastic/chromoplastic isoform X2 yields the protein MATMAATHFFHSCSGDGLSKFSNPLAGGILKQSSSVCKLNRLADEVDMNAGLSRLTLFSPCKINVFLRITNKRPDGFHDLASLFHVISLGDKIKFSLSPSKSTDRLSTNVAGIPLDERNLIIKALNLYRKKTGSDKFFWVHVDKRVPTGAGLGGGSSNAATALWAANQFSGGLATEKELQEWSGEIGSDVPFFFSNGAAYCTGRGEMVQDIPSPVPFDLPMVLIKPPEACSTAEVYKRFRLDVSSTVDPLALLEKISKNGISQDVCVNDLEPPAFEVLPSLKRLKQRIISAGRGKYDAVFMSGSGSTIVGVGSPDPPQFIYDEEDYKDVFYSEAKFITRVDQQWYAEPSSSNADSLADRSSFTA from the exons ATGGCGACAATGGCCGCCACCCACTTCTTCCACAGCTGCTCCGGCGACGGTCTATCAAAATTCAGCAACCCACTTGCAGGTGGAATTTTGAAACAATCATCTTCTGTTTGTAAG CTCAATAGATTGGCTGATGAGGTGGATATGAATGCTGGATTGTCAAGACTTACTCTCTTTTCTCCTTGCAAG ATAAATGTTTTTCTACGAATAACGAATAAGAGGCCAGATGGGTTTCATGACTTGGCATCTCTATTTCAT GTGATCAGTTTGGGAGATAAGATAAAGTTCTCCTTGTCACCATCAAAATCTACAGATCGCCTGTCAACTAATGTGGCGGGAATTCCACTTGACGAAAGAAATTTG ATTATAAAGGCCTTGAATTTATACCGCAAGAAGACTGGAAGTGACAAATTCTTTTGG GTTCATGTTGATAAAAGAGTTCCAACCGGGGCCGGGCTTGGTGGTGGAAGTAGTAATGCTGCAACCGCTCTTTGGGCGGCAAATCAGTTCAGTGGTGGTCTAGCCACTGAAAAAGAACTCCAAGAATGGTCCGGTGAGATTGGTTCAGATGTCCCCTTCTTCTTCTCCAATGGAGCCGCCTATTGCACCGGTAGAGGTGAG ATGGTTCAAGATATACCCTCACCTGTACCTTTCGACTTACCAATGGTTCTTATTAAGCCTCCCGAGGCATGCTCCACAGCTGAAGTTTACAAG CGGTTCCGGTTAGATGTATCAAGTACGGTTGATCCTTTAGCCCTGCTGGAGAAGATATCAAAGAATGGAATATCACAAGACGTTTGTGTAAACGATTTGG AACCGCCTGCATTTGAAGTGCTTCCATCTTTAAAAAGATTAAAACAACGCATAATTTCTGCGGGGCGTGGAAAATATGATGCCGTTTTTATGTCTGGAAG TGGAAGCACGATAGTAGGGGTTGGATCACCGGATCCCCCACAGTTTATATACGATGAAGAAGATTATAAGGACGTCTTCTACTCAG AAGCTAAGTTCATCACACGTGTGGATCAACAATGGTACGCAGAACCATCTTCATCAAATGCCGATTCACTTGCAGACCGATCCAGTTTCACTGCATAA
- the LOC110908424 gene encoding 4-diphosphocytidyl-2-C-methyl-D-erythritol kinase, chloroplastic/chromoplastic isoform X1 encodes MATMAATHFFHSCSGDGLSKFSNPLAGGILKQSSSVCKFKGFSSGQHGCRSHVIKATSDARKQQVEIVYNLDEKLNRLADEVDMNAGLSRLTLFSPCKINVFLRITNKRPDGFHDLASLFHVISLGDKIKFSLSPSKSTDRLSTNVAGIPLDERNLIIKALNLYRKKTGSDKFFWVHVDKRVPTGAGLGGGSSNAATALWAANQFSGGLATEKELQEWSGEIGSDVPFFFSNGAAYCTGRGEMVQDIPSPVPFDLPMVLIKPPEACSTAEVYKRFRLDVSSTVDPLALLEKISKNGISQDVCVNDLEPPAFEVLPSLKRLKQRIISAGRGKYDAVFMSGSGSTIVGVGSPDPPQFIYDEEDYKDVFYSEAKFITRVDQQWYAEPSSSNADSLADRSSFTA; translated from the exons ATGGCGACAATGGCCGCCACCCACTTCTTCCACAGCTGCTCCGGCGACGGTCTATCAAAATTCAGCAACCCACTTGCAGGTGGAATTTTGAAACAATCATCTTCTGTTTGTAAGTTCAAAGGCTTCTCATCTGGTCAACATGGTTGCAGAAGTCATGTGATTAAAGCCACATCTGATGCAAGAAAGCAGCAAGTGGAG ATTGTGTATAATCTTGATGAGAAGCTCAATAGATTGGCTGATGAGGTGGATATGAATGCTGGATTGTCAAGACTTACTCTCTTTTCTCCTTGCAAG ATAAATGTTTTTCTACGAATAACGAATAAGAGGCCAGATGGGTTTCATGACTTGGCATCTCTATTTCAT GTGATCAGTTTGGGAGATAAGATAAAGTTCTCCTTGTCACCATCAAAATCTACAGATCGCCTGTCAACTAATGTGGCGGGAATTCCACTTGACGAAAGAAATTTG ATTATAAAGGCCTTGAATTTATACCGCAAGAAGACTGGAAGTGACAAATTCTTTTGG GTTCATGTTGATAAAAGAGTTCCAACCGGGGCCGGGCTTGGTGGTGGAAGTAGTAATGCTGCAACCGCTCTTTGGGCGGCAAATCAGTTCAGTGGTGGTCTAGCCACTGAAAAAGAACTCCAAGAATGGTCCGGTGAGATTGGTTCAGATGTCCCCTTCTTCTTCTCCAATGGAGCCGCCTATTGCACCGGTAGAGGTGAG ATGGTTCAAGATATACCCTCACCTGTACCTTTCGACTTACCAATGGTTCTTATTAAGCCTCCCGAGGCATGCTCCACAGCTGAAGTTTACAAG CGGTTCCGGTTAGATGTATCAAGTACGGTTGATCCTTTAGCCCTGCTGGAGAAGATATCAAAGAATGGAATATCACAAGACGTTTGTGTAAACGATTTGG AACCGCCTGCATTTGAAGTGCTTCCATCTTTAAAAAGATTAAAACAACGCATAATTTCTGCGGGGCGTGGAAAATATGATGCCGTTTTTATGTCTGGAAG TGGAAGCACGATAGTAGGGGTTGGATCACCGGATCCCCCACAGTTTATATACGATGAAGAAGATTATAAGGACGTCTTCTACTCAG AAGCTAAGTTCATCACACGTGTGGATCAACAATGGTACGCAGAACCATCTTCATCAAATGCCGATTCACTTGCAGACCGATCCAGTTTCACTGCATAA